CCCCCAGCATATTGCCCACCACGGTAACCTCGTAGTCCTTGCCGTCAGGAATCAGTTTGGCGACGGTATAGCCGTTTTCCTCGTTATGAAAGGTGATGCGCTCGATAACGCCTTCGAGAGGGAGCATGGGGGGATCATGTGGGTGATAGTGTTTTTTGTGCGGGTAATCAGGACCGGGTGCTGGGTGGCAGGTGGCGTCGCTGGCTTTTCAGCCTCGAAGAGCCAGCCGCCCGGTGCCCGGAAGTGGTCTATCTTTCTATCCACCGGGGGAAGAACATGCGAATTTCTCCCTCGACGGTGTGGTCCCAGCTATCGGATACCTGATTGCCGCCAGAGTCGACCAGGACAGATCTGTACTGACCAGGAGTAGTGCCGGGGATCTCGACCTTGCAGTTGTAGCGGAATTCGCTGCCCGCGATGCCAGGATAACCGATTTCCTGGAACTCCGTGCACATCTTTTCTCCGTTAAGCGGACCCTGCACCAGCAGCTTCACATTGCCTACTACAGCGCTCTTGTTGCGGTTCAGGACCATGCCGTAGAAGGTCAAAAAAGGGTTGGAGTTATCCCTTGGCGTACTGTTTTCGTACTTGTTGAAGAGATAGGAGGGCGCCGGCGTTGGCGCTGGTGCCGGTGTATTGGTCGGCGGCACCGGCCTGGGTGTGTTGGTTGGTGGGGGTGGCGCAATGTTGGTCGCAACCTGGACCCCATCGACGTTGCCCTGAACATTGGCCAGACGGGAAACGATCCAACCATCCTTGCCGTTTACGCAGCAAACCTGCCACCAGTCATTGGCATTGTTGCGCCCAATGATCTCCAGTTCGCTGCCGGAGGAAATCTGGCCGACTACCGGATAAGCGGTGCCTGGCCCGGAACGAACGTTGACCCGACCCGAACCAGCGACGATCGCTACCGGACCGCTCTCCGGCGTGGGCGTGGGCGGCACGGGTGTCTCAGTTGGTGGTTCGGCGGGTGTATCGGTCGGTACCGGAGTCGGAGGGACCTCCGGAATCGCTGTTGCAGGAACTGGCGTT
This DNA window, taken from Chloroflexota bacterium, encodes the following:
- a CDS encoding SH3 domain-containing protein, producing the protein MLTRHRLPIFLTLIFLLVASVSCGSSAEPEPAPTLNRPLRPTFTPTPLAIETQTPVPATAIPEVPPTPVPTDTPAEPPTETPVPPTPTPESGPVAIVAGSGRVNVRSGPGTAYPVVGQISSGSELEIIGRNNANDWWQVCCVNGKDGWIVSRLANVQGNVDGVQVATNIAPPPPTNTPRPVPPTNTPAPAPTPAPSYLFNKYENSTPRDNSNPFLTFYGMVLNRNKSAVVGNVKLLVQGPLNGEKMCTEFQEIGYPGIAGSEFRYNCKVEIPGTTPGQYRSVLVDSGGNQVSDSWDHTVEGEIRMFFPRWIER